Below is a genomic region from Telmatobacter sp. DSM 110680.
CCGACTGCAGCGGCAAGCAGGCTCAGCCTCGCCAAACTTGAAGTGATCGTCATGCCTGCCCTCCTTCTGTACCCGGCTCTGCCCCGATTGGCGCGGTTGAGACGTTAGGACCGCACATGGAGTCCATTGTGGTTCCCTTGCCACCTCTTACAAAGCGATGCGAAACAAATTCCACCACAGCGAAGGTGACGGGAATGAACACCAGCCCCAGGATGGTCGAGAGCGCCATGCCTCCGACGACGACAGTACCAAGAATCTGGCGAGAGGCGGCTCCCGAACCACTTGCAGTCCAAAGGGGCAAACAGCCAACGATGAAGGCCAGTGCCGTCATCACGATCGGCCGAAAGCGCAGACGCGCCGCATCGAGCGCAGCGTTGCAGATGCTCTCCCCACGTTCGTAATTCATCTTTGCGAATTCGACAATCAGGATCGCGTTCTTCGCCGAAAGACCAATGAGCATGACAAGCCCGATGGTCGCAAAGATGTCGTTCTCGAAATGCCGGGCATGCAATGCAAGATAAGCTCCCAAAATCGCTACAGGAGTACTGAGCAGGACACTGAACGGCAGAGTCCAGCTTTCATAAAGCGCAGCAAGGATAAGGAAGACGAAGATCAGCGAGAGACCGAAGACCGCCCACGACGGTATCCCCTCTGCCGCCTGTTGTTCCTGGAATGACATGCCGGAATAGTCGAATCCTGCGCCCGGGGGCATCGTCTGCTTGAAAACTTCCTCCAGTGCCTTTCGCACCTGGCCTGAGCTGTATCCGGGCGCGCCCGTGATGTTCAACTGAGCCGCATTGAATTCATTGAATCGGTAGATAAACTCGGGACCGGTGATCTGGCTGACTTTAACAAGCGAGCTGAGCGGAACCTGGCTTCCATTCGCGCTGCGCACGTAAAACTGGTCGATGTTTGCGATATTCGTTCGCGACGTGCCTTCCGCCTCAACATAGGTCTGCCACTGACGGCCGAATCGATTGAAGTAGTTCACGAGATAGCCGCCCATGAAGGTCTGCATCGTTGTATAGATCGTCGGGAGATCGACCTGTTGCTGGAGCGCTTTTTCCTTGTCCACATCCGCGTAAAGCTGCGGCACAGCTGGCTGATAGGACGGAATGGCCGCGGCGATCTCGGGTCGTTTTGAAAGCGCGCCGAGAAATGTAAACACATTCTTTGTGAGGGTTGCCGGATCGTCCGTCCCTGAGCGGTCTTCGAGGATCATTGTGACGCCGCCCGATGTGCCGATACCCGGAATGGAAGGCGGCGGGAATGCGAAAGCGATGCCATCCGGATTACCCGCAAGTTGCTTCTGCAGATTTCCCTGAATGTACTCGAGCTGTTCTTCTTTGCTCTTGCGGACCGCCCATGGCTTGAGGTTGACAAAAAAGAATCCAGCGTTCGTGCTTTGCACCTGTGTGAGGAGCGAGAAATTAGTAACAGCGATAACACCTTCAATGCCGGGCGTTTTCAGCAATGCGCTAGTGATCCTTTGTTGTGCGGCATCGGTGCGCTGCGCTGAGGCCCCGTCGGGAAGCTGCAGCGCCAGAAACATGTAGCCCTGGTCCTCAGTGGGGATGAAACCACCGGGAAGACTGCTGCCGAGGTACACGGCAACAAATCCAACCACAACCAAGGCAAGCATGGCAAAACCGGATTTGTGAATGAGAACGCGCGAAGTGCCGACAAAGGCATCGGTATTTCGCTTAAAGAATTTGTTGAAGAGCGCGAATCCTCTCCCCAGCATGCCAGGTTTGCGGCCTTCCTCGCGAGGTTTGAGAAGCAACGAGGCGAGGGCCGGAGAAAGTGTGAGGGCGTTGAACGCTGAGATTAAAACCGAAATCGCAATCGTGACGGCGAACTGCTGATACATGCGCCCGGTGATGCCCGGAATTGCTGCTGTAGGAATGAAGACCGCTGCGAGGATTAAGGCGATAGCGACTACAGGACCACCTACCTCTTCCATCGCCTTTTCAGTTGCGGATTTCGGATCCATTCCCTCGTCGATATGATGTTCAACTGCTTCAACGACAATGATGGCGTCATCGACCACCAGGCCAATGGCAAGCACCAAGCCGAATAGCGACAGCGTGTTGATCGAAAAACCCAGAGCGGGAAAAATGATGAATGTGCCGATAAGAGAGACTGGCACCGCCAACAAAGGAATCAAGGTTGCGCGCCAGCCTTGGAGAAAAATAAAGACGACGATTACGACAAGGCCGAGGGCTTCAAGCAGAGTGTACACGATCTCCCGAATGCCGGCGGTAACAGCCTTTGTGGTGTCAAGCGGCACGCTGTACGCAATGCTCGGCGGAAAAGTGGCCGAGAGCTCCTTGATGCGCTTGTTTACGGCCGCCGCAGTTTCAACCGCATTGGAGCCAGGCAATTGATAGATTGCCATCACGCCCGCGGGCGCCTGATTGTAACGGCCCGAGATGCCGTAAGCCTGATCTCCCAATTCGATACGAGCTACGTCTTTCAAATGAAGAATTGAGCCATCGGGATTTGCGCGAAGGATTATATTTCCAAATTCCTCAGGCTTCACCAGTCGGCCCTGGGTGCGAACCGTATACGTAAATTGCTGCCCCTGCGGTATCGGCTCTCCGCCAATCTGCCCGGCCGGATTAACGTTGTTCTGCGTTTGAATTGCAGAGATCACGTCCGTTGCAGTAACTCCCAGCTTGGCAAGCTTGTCCGGCTGGACCCAGACGCGCAGCGCATACTGCCCGCCAAATGTCTGAACGCGGGAAACACCCTTTACCCGTGCGATCTGATCTTGAAGATTGATGATGGCGTAGTTGGTGAGAAAATCCTGGCTCAATTTGCCGCCTGGAGAGCTGATGGCAATTAGCATGAGCGGCGAAGTGAGCGCTTTCTGCACTGTAAGTCCCGCTGTTGTTACCTGCGCGGGAAGTTGCGACTGAGCCTGATCGACACGAAGCTGCGCAAGTACCTGGTCAATGTTCGGATCCGTCTTGACATCAAAGTCAACAAACAGCTGCACGACTCCGTTATTTGCACTCACGGAGTTCATATAGATCATATTGTCGACGCCGTTCATCTGTTGCTCGATGGGCGTCGATACCGCCTGACTAACGGTCTTGGCATCCGCGCCAGGGTAGGTGGCGGTGACCAGAATTTCGGGTGGAACAATGTTGGGGTACTGCGAGATAGGAAGCGTAAGCATCGCAACAACACCGATGACCACGGTGAGAATTGCGATGACAATGGCGACGATCGGACGCCGGATGAAGAATTTTGACATGAGTTACCTGCCGGCCGGTTGTGTCGACGGCGAAGTGCCGGGATGAGATTCGGAAGTTTGAGCGATGACCGGTGCACCTTCACGAAGCTTTTGTAGATTGTCGACGACAACGAGTGATCCGCCGGCAAGGCCCCCTTCTACAACCCAGCTATCGCCGAACTGCGGGCCAAGTTTCACATTGTTCGCGTGAACCGTGTTGTTGGCTGCCACGGTATAAACCTGCTCCTGCCCTTGAAATTCAGTTACTGCCACCTGTGGAACGAGCACTGCGTTGTGAAGTGTTTCAGTTTCGGCCCTAACCCGGCCGAACTGGCCTGGACGCAGAACATTGCCCGGGTTTGGAAAAGATGCAGCGATACGAATGGCCCCGGTCTGCGAATTTAGCTGTCGATCAACAAAAACTACCCGGCCGATTTGCGGGTACACTTCCCCATTCGAAAGAGTCAGCCTAAGCGGGAGCTTCGAAGCACTGTGAAGCAGGTCACTACTTCCGGCGCCGGCTCGTTTCGTCAGCGCGAGATATTCGCTGTCGCTTATGGAAAAATAGACCTTGATAGGATCGAGCTGCGAAACCGAAGTTAACACCGATTGTGTGCTGACGAGATTTCCAACCTGGGTTGTGGCCTGTCCCGCTACGCCCGTGATCAGCGATCGAACCTTGGTGAACCCGAGGTTAAGATTCGCTGTCGCCACAGCGGCTTCTGCCGTCTTCACCGCCGCTTCTGCCTGCGCCCTCTGCTGGATTTCGTTGTCGAGTTGGCTCTTCGCAATTGCGCGAGCCTCAGCAAGCGGAGTGTCGCGGTTAACATTGATCTCGGCAAGGGCAAGCTGCGCCTGCGCTTGTCCAAGCTGTCCCTGCGCCTGTTGAAGCGCAGCTTCAAATGGACGAGGATCGATCTCGAAAAGAACCTCGCCCTGTCTCACCAGCGAACCTTCGCGATAATCCTGCCGAATAAGATACCCGTTTGCCTGGGGTTGGATCTGTGCATTGACGTAACCGTCAAGCGTGCCGACCCACTCGCCGGTTAGCGGCACATCGGTCTGGCGAGCTTTAACAACTGCCACTTTCATTGCAGGTGGAGCAGTGGTTGATGCGGCGCTTGCCCCTTTGTCGCACCCAGCAAGCAAACCCGCACCAACTAGCAAGGCACCAAAAAAGGTCGTCACAATAGCAGCTTTTAAAGAGATTGCACTGGCTTTGTGTCTCTGCAGCACAGTCATACCCGGTCTCCGATCAGCGTGAAATGTTCTCTGCGAGGGCTCGTTCGCGCCGCAAGAGCACGTATGCGTGTTTTGCTTTGATGAGGTGATCGCGGCGCCGGATTCACAAAGTCAATCTGAAAGGAGTCTCGTCTCGGTCCGCCAGTCGACGTTTGCTGAACCTTATTGGCGCAAGGGCGAAAGACGCGACGGCCAGTGTTGCACGCTATTCGGATCGCAAGAGAATCTTGCCTGAGATGACCCTAAAGCCAGACCGTGCAATCGCAAGATGCCTTCGGAATTGGTCACAATAACTGGCCCCATATGAGTTCTCAAATCCGTGATCGGGTCCGAGAATCCAAGATTCTTAGATTTAATCGTTTAAGACATGGGTGTTCGACGGATTTATCTCGAGATTCGCTTGTATTCGATTCCAGATGATAGATATGCCATGGTGTAGGCAATTGAGGAGCGGAATTCAACGCTGGTTGAATTCGGAACGCCGCAGTTTCCAGATGGTCGAGCAGTCTCGCGCGCTGAGAACGCTGAAACCGAAGTACTGAGCATTGAGGACAAGGGCTAGTCCGTTGCTCCCCTAAGATGGCATACTCAACTACACCATCCTGCTGAATACGCTGCGGAAGTCGTCATCACCTTGAATTATCCCCTCTGCCTTGGCTCACTTCTTTCCTGATCTGCTGGTCTAATGCGAAAAACTTCACGTTGAAGCCTTTTTCTAATTTCAGCCATAGTCGATGGAAAGATTGCAAGGATCGGATGCATGATCGACAGAGTCCGGCATTGTCTGCGACGAGCTAATTCTTCAAACGAGCGCTCTCGAATCAATCGAGTGAATAGACAACGAATCGTGACGGCGGTGTTCGCGGGCTTCCTTGCGATCTCTTCCTTTCTCCATGCGCAGATTTCGCCGGGACCGCTGGCGAAAGCACATCAGAGCCTCACAGGCGACACGAACTGCACCAAGTGTCACGCTGTGTCGACACGCGCACCGTTGTTCCGCTGTCTGGAATGCCACCAGGAAATCGCCGCCGAGCAGAAGCAGAACCGCGGATTGCATGCGTCCTACCCTCATTCAGGACCAGAGGGTACGGCTTGCGTGAAGTGCCACTCGGATCACAACGGAGTGAACTTCCAGATGATCCATTGGGATCCGACGCCGACGGGTTTCGATCACTCAAAGACCGGATACGCACTCGACGGGAAGCATTTCGGAGTGAGCTGCCGCTCGTGCCACATGGCGCAACATGTTTCGGTGCAGGCGCGATCCCTACTTGGGTCAAAAGACCTGAATCACACATGGATGGGGTTATCGCCGAGTTGCGGCACGTGCCACGAAGACAAGCACCAGGGAAGGTTCGGAGCCGATTGTGCGCGGTGCCACTCTACAACGGACTGGAAGACGGCAAATGTCAGTAAGGAAGGATTTGATCACTCAAAGACACGGTTTCCGCTGACGGGAGAACACCGCTACGTGCTTTGTAAGAGCTGCCATACGCAGGGTGAGGATGGACAGCCGCGCTACTCGGGACTCGCGTTTACGAACTGTTCTGACTGTCACCGCGTGGATCCGCACAAGGGCGCATTTAAGCAGGGGTGCGACTCTTGTCACACAACGTTTACGTGGAAAAAGTCGACGTTCTCGACAACATTCGATCATTCGAAGACGCACTTCGCGCTCGAAGGCAAACACGCGGCCGTTGGCTGTGTCGAGTGCCACACCGGTGGAGATTTCAAAACACCTATCGCACATGATGCTTGTGTTGACTGCCACAAGCCGGATCCACACGGCGGACAGTTTGCGAAGCGCAGTGATGGAGGCAAATGCGAGAGTTGTCACACCGTTCAGGGATGGTCGCCGTCAACATTCTCGGCTGCGGAGCATGCAAAGACAGGATTTCCGTTGGTCTTTCCGCACGCACAGGCGAAGTGTGCATCATGTCATGTGCCAGCAGGCAAAGAGACGCGATTCAAGATTAAGTATGCACTCTGCATTGACTGCCACAAGGACGAGCATGATGGCCAATTCGCCGCCGCCCCATGGAATGACCGATGCGAAAAGTGTCACGATGGAGCAACGTTCAAGACGACCAGCTACTCACTTGCGTTGCACCAGAAGTCCAACTTCCCACTGACCGGAGGTCACATCGCAATTGCCTGCATCAGTTGTCACAAAGCACCGAGCGGCACCAAAGTAATCCCTTATCACTTCAGTCAACTGGCATGTACGACCTGTCACGAGGATGTGCATCACGGGCAGTTCGCGGAACGGATGGCTGCGCACAATGCTGCAGGTCGACCTCCGGGGTGCGAGGCCTGTCATTCAACGAAGGGATGGAACGGCCTGACAAAATTCAATCACGATGCGACGCGGTTTCCGCTGGTGGGATCGCACCGGGCAGTGGCATGCGCGGAATGTCACAAACCGCGGAATCTCGAACTCACGATGCGCCACGTTGACTTCACAAAAACCCCTGATAAATGCGGGGAATGCCACGAAAACCCTCATGCCGATCAATTTGGAAGCCGCGCGCAGCAGTGCGAATCATGCCACAACAGCAACAAGTGGCGGCCTTCGTTATTTGATCATGAAAGGACAGGATTTCCGCTGAAGGGAGGTCATGAGAATGTCGCATGTTCTGCATGCCACACGCTGAAGAGACGGATCAATGAAGCCGAGGTGCTGTTCTACAAGCCAACGCCGAAGAACTGCGAGGCGTGTCATGGTGGGAACATTCCAAAGGCAAGAGTGACCAGCGCCTGGCACCAAGATGAAGAGAAGTTCATCTTGAGAGCACATGACTATGGCCTTTTGTAATGGACTGAAAATCTCTTGTTGTTGTATCTTCTTTTAAATTGGTGATCAGGCTCACGACAGTCCCCGATCGCCGTCGATTCTAAAGACTCGCTATTTTGACGGCTGTTGCCTTCAACCAATAACCACCGGACTCTGCCCGTTAGAGGAAGGTCGCGCCACCCGCTGAAGCCAGCTGACGCTTCTTGGCCGCCCATATAAATACCCGGTAACCGCTTGATCTGCGTACCAGGTTCTTTCGAACTTTCGAAGTAGCTGCTGATCTGCCCTTAAGCACTCAGTGGCGTCTGCGTTTTTGCGCGTCATGCGGCGAAGTTACCGCCGCCGCCGCAGAGATGCGGGAAGAGCCTTTCTGTCTTCGCGCGCTGAAAGTGCGATGGCTGACTGACGCAGCGGAGGACGTGACAGAAGGATGGGTGGTAAGCGCAATCTGGTTC
It encodes:
- a CDS encoding efflux RND transporter permease subunit; translation: MSKFFIRRPIVAIVIAILTVVIGVVAMLTLPISQYPNIVPPEILVTATYPGADAKTVSQAVSTPIEQQMNGVDNMIYMNSVSANNGVVQLFVDFDVKTDPNIDQVLAQLRVDQAQSQLPAQVTTAGLTVQKALTSPLMLIAISSPGGKLSQDFLTNYAIINLQDQIARVKGVSRVQTFGGQYALRVWVQPDKLAKLGVTATDVISAIQTQNNVNPAGQIGGEPIPQGQQFTYTVRTQGRLVKPEEFGNIILRANPDGSILHLKDVARIELGDQAYGISGRYNQAPAGVMAIYQLPGSNAVETAAAVNKRIKELSATFPPSIAYSVPLDTTKAVTAGIREIVYTLLEALGLVVIVVFIFLQGWRATLIPLLAVPVSLIGTFIIFPALGFSINTLSLFGLVLAIGLVVDDAIIVVEAVEHHIDEGMDPKSATEKAMEEVGGPVVAIALILAAVFIPTAAIPGITGRMYQQFAVTIAISVLISAFNALTLSPALASLLLKPREEGRKPGMLGRGFALFNKFFKRNTDAFVGTSRVLIHKSGFAMLALVVVGFVAVYLGSSLPGGFIPTEDQGYMFLALQLPDGASAQRTDAAQQRITSALLKTPGIEGVIAVTNFSLLTQVQSTNAGFFFVNLKPWAVRKSKEEQLEYIQGNLQKQLAGNPDGIAFAFPPPSIPGIGTSGGVTMILEDRSGTDDPATLTKNVFTFLGALSKRPEIAAAIPSYQPAVPQLYADVDKEKALQQQVDLPTIYTTMQTFMGGYLVNYFNRFGRQWQTYVEAEGTSRTNIANIDQFYVRSANGSQVPLSSLVKVSQITGPEFIYRFNEFNAAQLNITGAPGYSSGQVRKALEEVFKQTMPPGAGFDYSGMSFQEQQAAEGIPSWAVFGLSLIFVFLILAALYESWTLPFSVLLSTPVAILGAYLALHARHFENDIFATIGLVMLIGLSAKNAILIVEFAKMNYERGESICNAALDAARLRFRPIVMTALAFIVGCLPLWTASGSGAASRQILGTVVVGGMALSTILGLVFIPVTFAVVEFVSHRFVRGGKGTTMDSMCGPNVSTAPIGAEPGTEGGQA
- a CDS encoding efflux RND transporter periplasmic adaptor subunit, giving the protein MKVAVVKARQTDVPLTGEWVGTLDGYVNAQIQPQANGYLIRQDYREGSLVRQGEVLFEIDPRPFEAALQQAQGQLGQAQAQLALAEINVNRDTPLAEARAIAKSQLDNEIQQRAQAEAAVKTAEAAVATANLNLGFTKVRSLITGVAGQATTQVGNLVSTQSVLTSVSQLDPIKVYFSISDSEYLALTKRAGAGSSDLLHSASKLPLRLTLSNGEVYPQIGRVVFVDRQLNSQTGAIRIAASFPNPGNVLRPGQFGRVRAETETLHNAVLVPQVAVTEFQGQEQVYTVAANNTVHANNVKLGPQFGDSWVVEGGLAGGSLVVVDNLQKLREGAPVIAQTSESHPGTSPSTQPAGR
- a CDS encoding cytochrome c3 family protein, yielding MNRQRIVTAVFAGFLAISSFLHAQISPGPLAKAHQSLTGDTNCTKCHAVSTRAPLFRCLECHQEIAAEQKQNRGLHASYPHSGPEGTACVKCHSDHNGVNFQMIHWDPTPTGFDHSKTGYALDGKHFGVSCRSCHMAQHVSVQARSLLGSKDLNHTWMGLSPSCGTCHEDKHQGRFGADCARCHSTTDWKTANVSKEGFDHSKTRFPLTGEHRYVLCKSCHTQGEDGQPRYSGLAFTNCSDCHRVDPHKGAFKQGCDSCHTTFTWKKSTFSTTFDHSKTHFALEGKHAAVGCVECHTGGDFKTPIAHDACVDCHKPDPHGGQFAKRSDGGKCESCHTVQGWSPSTFSAAEHAKTGFPLVFPHAQAKCASCHVPAGKETRFKIKYALCIDCHKDEHDGQFAAAPWNDRCEKCHDGATFKTTSYSLALHQKSNFPLTGGHIAIACISCHKAPSGTKVIPYHFSQLACTTCHEDVHHGQFAERMAAHNAAGRPPGCEACHSTKGWNGLTKFNHDATRFPLVGSHRAVACAECHKPRNLELTMRHVDFTKTPDKCGECHENPHADQFGSRAQQCESCHNSNKWRPSLFDHERTGFPLKGGHENVACSACHTLKRRINEAEVLFYKPTPKNCEACHGGNIPKARVTSAWHQDEEKFILRAHDYGLL